A stretch of the Massilia varians genome encodes the following:
- a CDS encoding PEP-CTERM sorting domain-containing protein, with the protein MTQHAFLALVLNLLDHEFRIQTNHQGTVMRTSPAALFAGLLIGTGMLAPFQASATPIVRDFDNYTSPPVSCCYTSSEVRVAVYADLTVSGGESGRVMNASGWNNLQTSGANLYGSKDGFIDLLFTAPVYNLAFDLIHGNFGNINLTVNYFDSGNVLLEQASVPLTSYAMPGSVKHVIGRATNIAHVRITGASNMAIDTISFELAPVNVPEPASMALIGLAALGMTAARRRRA; encoded by the coding sequence TTGACGCAGCATGCATTTTTAGCGCTGGTCCTGAATTTGCTTGACCATGAGTTCCGCATTCAAACCAACCATCAAGGAACTGTCATGCGTACTTCGCCCGCCGCTCTGTTTGCCGGCCTGCTCATCGGCACCGGCATGCTCGCACCCTTCCAGGCAAGCGCCACGCCGATCGTGCGCGATTTCGACAACTACACCTCACCGCCCGTGAGCTGCTGTTACACGAGCAGCGAGGTGAGGGTAGCCGTCTATGCCGACCTGACGGTCTCCGGCGGAGAAAGCGGCCGGGTCATGAATGCGAGTGGCTGGAACAATCTCCAGACATCCGGCGCGAACCTGTACGGCAGCAAGGACGGTTTCATCGACCTGTTGTTCACTGCGCCCGTCTACAACCTGGCCTTCGACCTCATCCACGGCAATTTCGGCAACATCAATCTCACGGTCAATTACTTTGACTCTGGTAATGTGCTGTTGGAACAGGCTTCGGTGCCGTTGACCTCGTACGCCATGCCCGGCTCGGTCAAGCACGTGATAGGGCGTGCGACCAACATTGCGCACGTACGCATTACCGGCGCGTCGAACATGGCGATCGACACGATCAGCTTCGAGCTTGCCCCGGTGAACGTGCCGGAACCCGCCAGCATGGCCCTGATAGGGCTTGCCGCCCTCGGCATGACGGCGGCCCGCCGCCGTCGTGCATGA
- a CDS encoding amidohydrolase, whose protein sequence is MATATVLSGMRDSLAGTVMFIFQPAEEGSSTFLPGTGKAWGAKLMLDEGLFKQIKPDAILVMHVMPGRSGEISWRTGPITAASDSLDISVTGKQGHGGMPWNTIDPIVTSALVINGLQTVVSRQANLTESPVVVTVGTINGGTGPNIVPETVNMTGTIRSYGKKVRGDVVADIKTSAQNIAASTGAEAKVTIVPMYDAVENQKALADSMRPVLERAADGKVSQALLSGASEDFSFFSEQVPGLYVFLGITPDGQDPAKAAPNHNPKFFVDEKALVVGVRAMSMMALNYLGGGNQVAAK, encoded by the coding sequence ATGGCGACCGCAACGGTGCTCTCGGGCATGCGCGACAGCCTGGCCGGCACCGTGATGTTCATCTTCCAGCCCGCCGAGGAAGGTTCCAGCACCTTCCTGCCCGGCACCGGCAAAGCCTGGGGCGCCAAGCTGATGCTCGATGAGGGCCTGTTCAAGCAGATCAAGCCGGATGCGATACTGGTCATGCACGTCATGCCGGGCCGCTCGGGCGAGATCAGCTGGCGTACCGGCCCCATCACGGCCGCCAGCGACTCGCTCGACATCAGCGTCACCGGCAAGCAAGGACATGGCGGCATGCCATGGAATACGATCGATCCGATCGTGACCTCGGCGCTCGTCATCAACGGCCTGCAAACCGTGGTGAGCCGGCAGGCCAACCTGACGGAGTCTCCCGTGGTGGTGACCGTCGGCACGATCAATGGCGGCACCGGCCCGAACATCGTTCCCGAAACGGTGAACATGACGGGAACGATTCGCAGCTATGGCAAGAAAGTTCGCGGCGACGTCGTGGCGGACATCAAGACCAGCGCACAGAACATCGCCGCCAGCACCGGCGCGGAAGCGAAGGTTACCATCGTCCCGATGTACGATGCGGTGGAGAATCAAAAAGCCCTGGCCGACAGCATGCGGCCGGTGCTGGAGCGCGCTGCCGACGGCAAGGTCTCGCAGGCGCTCCTGTCAGGCGCATCGGAAGATTTTTCCTTCTTCTCCGAACAGGTGCCGGGACTGTATGTCTTCCTGGGCATCACGCCCGATGGGCAGGATCCTGCCAAGGCGGCGCCCAACCACAATCCCAAGTTCTTCGTCGACGAAAAGGCCCTGGTTGTCGGGGTACGGGCCATGTCCATGATGGCGCTCAACTACCTTGGGGGCGGCAACCAGGTGGCGGCGAAATAA
- a CDS encoding IS256 family transposase has translation MTTKKPKKQKAAYPFPVELIDQLLAQVENKDAESILGEAGLAGQLKKMLAERMLSAELSHHLASEGEGSKNHRNGSSPKKVLTPGGELHLDIPRDRLSSFEPKLVAKHQRRMTGFDDHVISMYARGMSVREIQGHLLELYGTDVSPDLISTITDEVLEEVNQWQQRPLEAMYPIVYFDALRLKIRDEGTVKNKAVYLALGIRADGRKEVLGLWIEQTEGAKFWLKVFNELKNRGLEDILIAVVDGLRGFPEAIEAVYPQAQIQTCIVHLIRNSTTLAAWKDRKELAAALKPVYQAANADLAEAALDAFAAGPWGTRFPTVAAMWRRQWQQVIPFFAYPPEVRTIIYTTNAIESLHMRLRKIVKNRGHFPSDEAATKLLFLALRNIEKDWKMPQRTWKQAANQFAIMFGERFTNAIT, from the coding sequence ATGACCACCAAAAAGCCCAAGAAACAGAAAGCCGCATACCCATTCCCGGTCGAGCTGATCGACCAGTTGCTCGCCCAGGTCGAGAACAAGGACGCCGAATCGATCCTCGGTGAAGCTGGCCTGGCCGGACAGCTCAAGAAGATGCTGGCCGAGCGCATGCTGTCGGCCGAGCTGAGCCATCACCTGGCCAGCGAGGGCGAAGGCAGCAAGAATCACCGTAACGGCAGCAGTCCGAAGAAGGTGCTGACACCGGGCGGCGAACTCCATCTGGACATTCCACGTGATCGCCTGTCGAGCTTCGAGCCCAAGCTGGTGGCCAAGCACCAGCGCCGGATGACGGGCTTTGACGATCACGTCATCAGCATGTACGCGCGCGGCATGAGCGTGCGCGAAATCCAGGGGCATTTGTTGGAGCTGTACGGTACCGACGTCTCGCCAGACCTGATCTCGACCATCACCGACGAGGTTCTCGAAGAGGTCAATCAATGGCAGCAGCGGCCACTCGAAGCGATGTACCCGATCGTCTATTTCGACGCGCTGCGCCTGAAAATCCGGGACGAAGGCACCGTCAAGAACAAGGCCGTCTACCTGGCCTTGGGCATTCGTGCCGATGGCCGCAAGGAGGTGCTGGGCCTGTGGATCGAGCAAACGGAAGGAGCCAAGTTTTGGCTGAAGGTTTTCAACGAACTGAAGAACCGAGGACTGGAGGACATCCTGATCGCCGTCGTCGACGGCCTGCGCGGCTTCCCTGAGGCCATCGAGGCGGTATACCCGCAAGCGCAGATTCAGACCTGCATCGTACACCTGATTCGCAACTCGACAACGCTGGCAGCGTGGAAGGACCGCAAGGAGCTGGCGGCGGCCCTGAAGCCCGTCTACCAGGCTGCCAATGCTGACTTGGCTGAAGCGGCGCTTGACGCGTTCGCGGCCGGGCCATGGGGCACCAGATTTCCGACGGTGGCAGCGATGTGGCGCCGCCAGTGGCAGCAGGTAATTCCCTTCTTCGCCTATCCGCCGGAAGTGCGCACCATCATCTACACGACCAATGCCATCGAGAGCTTGCATATGCGCCTGCGAAAGATCGTCAAGAACCGCGGCCACTTCCCCAGCGACGAAGCAGCAACCAAATTGTTGTTTCTGGCCTTGCGCAATATCGAGAAAGATTGGAAGATGCCGCAGCGTACCTGGAAACAGGCTGCCAATCAGTTCGCCATTATGTTCGGCGAGCGCTTCACGAACGCAATTACCTAA
- a CDS encoding DUF2515 family protein has protein sequence MPTTYVPGKPNPYFPKHQYHGIAIGQNLQPIRECRVHHYVGPAATVKQGLLSYQLSPEHLWRTFQQEAEDIIAVNGNIIEDDTERNKRINAAYARLWLADNRFQWAGLAAFASKQVGCGLLHARQLSDKSSDELRSVVNWAGNSTEAAGMSAMPVTIRNGADDMLARLGFGNMHLFLDIYPLHRFYMERGSKEFQTYLDRRQAIANRQGAAKRIKWDVENQLKFGFPFGEIKTGFERIAEGNPAESVKALAWHEQVNVLQAIMYNDPRMQAALANNQLAWAIGFPSGVYMEVQLTLSAQCKPKAGLTSYFPRLKDAKLWVVEERMKFVYKAADRFNELLRGREWPYVEASMLKIASGGGVA, from the coding sequence GTGCCCACGACCTACGTCCCCGGCAAGCCCAATCCGTACTTCCCCAAGCATCAGTACCACGGCATCGCGATCGGTCAGAACCTTCAGCCAATCCGCGAATGTCGCGTGCATCACTACGTCGGACCAGCTGCGACAGTGAAACAGGGACTTCTGAGCTATCAGTTGAGCCCTGAACACCTGTGGAGGACCTTCCAACAGGAGGCGGAGGACATCATCGCAGTCAACGGTAACATCATCGAGGACGACACGGAGCGGAACAAGCGCATCAACGCGGCCTACGCCAGGCTGTGGCTGGCCGATAACCGCTTCCAGTGGGCCGGGCTGGCGGCGTTCGCGTCGAAACAGGTAGGGTGCGGCCTGCTCCATGCCCGGCAGTTATCGGACAAGAGCAGCGATGAGCTCCGCTCCGTCGTGAACTGGGCGGGAAACAGCACGGAGGCGGCCGGAATGAGCGCGATGCCGGTGACGATCAGGAACGGCGCGGACGACATGCTTGCACGTCTGGGGTTCGGGAACATGCACCTTTTTCTCGACATCTACCCGCTGCACCGTTTCTACATGGAGCGTGGCTCAAAGGAGTTCCAGACCTATCTCGACAGGAGGCAAGCCATCGCCAACAGGCAAGGTGCTGCCAAGAGGATCAAATGGGACGTTGAGAACCAGTTGAAGTTCGGGTTCCCCTTCGGCGAAATCAAGACGGGCTTTGAGCGGATCGCAGAAGGAAATCCCGCAGAAAGCGTCAAGGCCCTCGCTTGGCATGAACAGGTGAATGTTCTCCAGGCCATTATGTACAACGATCCACGGATGCAGGCCGCGCTCGCCAACAATCAGCTGGCTTGGGCGATAGGGTTCCCGTCCGGCGTGTACATGGAGGTTCAACTCACCCTGTCAGCGCAGTGCAAACCGAAAGCTGGCTTGACCTCGTACTTCCCCCGCCTGAAAGACGCGAAGCTTTGGGTAGTCGAGGAACGGATGAAGTTTGTCTACAAGGCCGCCGACCGCTTCAACGAACTGCTGAGAGGAAGGGAGTGGCCTTATGTCGAAGCGTCAATGCTCAAGATCGCCTCGGGAGGGGGCGTAGCGTGA
- a CDS encoding PAAR domain-containing protein, with amino-acid sequence MIIRYEITLGATTTAGGKVISADPFTTINGVPVAHEDDQVSCPACNTVGVIKPDGPRLSDTFNGKQLALSGDLCICKCSPPPRLVENQTYACQQFDGDWHAGQAGAAGAAAATLNETGGSAATESDGIALVLLDPDTDEPYRHRRYRLQLQDSVIEGTTNRNGATRPLTAQEHAAFIQWHVDNDTAPA; translated from the coding sequence ATGATCATCAGATATGAAATCACGCTTGGGGCCACTACGACTGCTGGGGGCAAGGTCATCTCTGCCGATCCTTTCACGACAATCAACGGCGTTCCGGTCGCGCACGAGGACGATCAGGTGTCGTGCCCGGCATGCAACACGGTCGGCGTCATCAAACCGGACGGTCCCCGGCTCAGCGACACCTTCAACGGGAAACAATTGGCCTTGAGCGGCGACCTGTGCATCTGCAAATGCAGCCCGCCACCGCGCCTGGTCGAAAACCAGACCTATGCCTGCCAACAGTTCGACGGCGACTGGCACGCCGGGCAAGCGGGTGCTGCCGGCGCAGCTGCGGCAACGCTCAACGAAACCGGAGGCAGCGCAGCCACCGAATCCGATGGTATCGCGCTGGTGCTGCTGGACCCGGATACCGACGAACCCTACAGGCATCGCCGCTACAGGCTTCAACTCCAGGACAGCGTTATCGAGGGAACCACCAACCGGAACGGGGCGACACGACCCCTGACGGCCCAGGAGCACGCGGCCTTCATCCAGTGGCACGTCGATAACGACACCGCCCCTGCCTGA
- the ispB gene encoding octaprenyl diphosphate synthase has product MSAATQHAQNTIAHSIATDMEAVNTVIRQRLHSEVSLVNQIAEYIISAGGKRIRPVLVLLLANAYGYKGTDHHELAAVVEFIHTATLLHDDVVDESSMRRGRQTANALFGNAASVLVGDYLYSRSFEMMTSLDNMRVMSILSRATTVIAEGEVLQLLNMHDPDVTHESYLNVIRSKTAKLFEAAAELGALVGGAGDEQIAAAGEYGRSLGTAFQLIDDVLDYAGDAAEIGKNLGDDLREGKPTLPLIWLMENGTPEQRQLVRSCIEHGDEAQFEAVLAAVSSSGALAYTRQQAEQAARRAAEAIAGLPESVYKASLLQLCSFAVDRNH; this is encoded by the coding sequence TTGTCAGCCGCTACCCAACACGCCCAGAACACCATTGCCCATTCGATCGCCACCGACATGGAGGCCGTGAACACGGTGATCCGACAGCGACTGCACTCGGAAGTGAGCCTGGTGAACCAGATTGCCGAGTACATCATCAGCGCGGGCGGGAAGCGGATCCGGCCGGTGCTGGTGCTGCTGCTGGCCAATGCCTACGGCTACAAGGGCACCGACCATCACGAACTGGCGGCGGTGGTCGAGTTCATCCACACCGCGACCCTGCTGCACGACGACGTGGTCGACGAATCCTCGATGCGCCGCGGGCGCCAGACAGCCAACGCCCTGTTCGGCAACGCCGCCTCGGTGCTGGTGGGCGACTACCTGTACTCGCGCTCCTTCGAGATGATGACCAGCCTCGACAACATGCGCGTGATGAGCATCCTGTCGCGCGCCACCACCGTGATCGCCGAAGGCGAAGTGCTGCAGCTGCTGAACATGCACGATCCGGACGTCACCCATGAGAGCTATCTGAATGTGATCCGCTCCAAGACCGCCAAGCTGTTCGAGGCGGCCGCCGAGCTGGGCGCCCTGGTGGGCGGCGCGGGCGACGAGCAGATCGCCGCGGCCGGCGAATACGGCCGCTCGCTGGGCACGGCCTTCCAGCTGATCGACGATGTGCTGGACTATGCCGGCGACGCCGCCGAGATCGGCAAGAACCTGGGCGACGACCTGCGCGAAGGCAAGCCTACCCTGCCCCTGATCTGGCTGATGGAAAACGGCACGCCGGAACAACGCCAGCTAGTGCGCAGCTGCATCGAGCATGGCGACGAAGCGCAGTTCGAAGCGGTGCTGGCGGCGGTGAGCTCGAGCGGCGCACTGGCCTATACCCGCCAGCAGGCGGAACAGGCTGCGCGCCGCGCGGCCGAGGCAATTGCCGGCCTGCCGGAGAGCGTCTACAAGGCGAGCCTGCTGCAGCTCTGCAGTTTCGCTGTTGACAGGAACCATTGA
- the rplU gene encoding 50S ribosomal protein L21, translated as MYAVIKTGGKQYKVVAGEKLKVEQIPADIGSELTIDQVLALGAGDSIKFGAPLVEGASVLVKVVSHGRHDKVRIFKMRRRKHYQKRQGHRQNFTEIQVVSING; from the coding sequence ATGTACGCGGTCATAAAAACCGGTGGCAAGCAATATAAAGTTGTCGCTGGCGAAAAACTCAAAGTAGAACAGATACCTGCTGACATTGGTTCCGAACTCACCATCGATCAAGTTCTCGCGCTCGGCGCGGGCGACAGCATCAAGTTTGGTGCTCCGCTGGTCGAAGGTGCCTCGGTCCTGGTGAAAGTTGTTTCCCACGGTCGCCACGACAAGGTTCGCATTTTCAAGATGCGCCGTCGTAAGCACTACCAGAAGCGTCAGGGCCATCGCCAGAACTTCACCGAAATCCAGGTGGTGTCGATCAACGGCTAA
- the rpmA gene encoding 50S ribosomal protein L27 gives MAHKKGGGTTRNGRDSESKRLGVKVYGGQAINAGGIIIRQRGTPVRAGANVGTGKDHTLFALVDGTVKFVKQGVGSKQFVTVVANEAVAA, from the coding sequence ATGGCACACAAAAAAGGTGGCGGTACTACCCGCAACGGCCGTGACTCAGAAAGCAAACGCCTTGGCGTGAAAGTCTACGGCGGCCAGGCGATCAACGCCGGCGGCATCATCATCCGTCAACGCGGCACCCCGGTGCGCGCTGGCGCCAACGTCGGCACTGGCAAGGATCACACCCTGTTCGCGCTGGTCGACGGTACCGTCAAGTTCGTCAAGCAAGGCGTGGGCTCGAAGCAGTTCGTGACCGTCGTTGCTAACGAAGCAGTCGCTGCTTAA
- the obgE gene encoding GTPase ObgE, with amino-acid sequence MKFIDEARIEVIAGDGGNGCASFRREKFRPFGGPDGGDGGKGGSIYVVADRNINTLVDFRYSKTHHARNGEPGRGSDCYGKGAEDVYMRMPVGTLIVDDVSGEIIADLTEHGQTELLAKGGEGGWGNIHFKTSTNRAPRQKTEGKAGERRTLRLELKVLADVGLLGMPNAGKSTFITAVSNAKPKIADYPFTTLHPNLGVVRVSHEKSFVIADIPGLIEGAAEGAGLGHQFLRHLARTGLLLHIVDLSGFDEKVDAVKEAKALVKELEKYDEELLNKPRWLVLNKLDVVDEAERKKRVKDFVKRMAWKGPVFEISALNREGCQDLVNAIYLHLEEKRTSEQRAEETAMTEEARGINSIDPDDPRFKILED; translated from the coding sequence ATGAAGTTTATCGACGAAGCAAGAATTGAAGTCATCGCCGGCGACGGCGGCAACGGGTGCGCCTCGTTCCGCCGCGAGAAGTTCCGCCCATTCGGCGGCCCGGACGGCGGCGACGGCGGCAAGGGCGGCTCGATCTACGTGGTGGCCGACCGTAACATCAACACCCTGGTGGACTTCCGCTATTCGAAGACCCATCACGCCCGCAACGGCGAACCGGGCCGCGGCTCGGACTGCTACGGCAAGGGCGCTGAGGACGTTTACATGCGCATGCCGGTCGGCACGCTGATCGTGGACGACGTCAGCGGCGAGATCATCGCCGACCTGACCGAGCACGGCCAGACCGAACTGCTGGCCAAGGGCGGCGAGGGCGGCTGGGGCAACATCCACTTCAAGACCTCGACCAACCGCGCGCCGCGCCAGAAGACCGAAGGCAAGGCCGGCGAGCGCCGCACCCTGCGCCTGGAGCTGAAGGTGCTGGCCGACGTGGGCCTTCTGGGCATGCCGAACGCCGGCAAGTCTACTTTTATTACGGCCGTGTCGAACGCCAAGCCGAAGATCGCCGACTACCCGTTCACCACCCTGCACCCGAACCTGGGCGTGGTGCGCGTGTCGCACGAGAAGAGCTTCGTGATCGCCGACATCCCGGGCCTGATCGAGGGCGCGGCCGAAGGCGCGGGCCTGGGCCACCAGTTCCTGCGCCACCTGGCGCGCACCGGCCTGCTGCTGCACATCGTCGACCTGTCGGGCTTCGACGAGAAAGTCGATGCGGTCAAGGAAGCCAAGGCCCTGGTCAAGGAACTGGAAAAGTACGACGAAGAGCTGCTCAACAAGCCGCGCTGGCTGGTGCTGAACAAGCTCGACGTGGTCGACGAAGCCGAGCGCAAGAAGCGCGTCAAGGACTTCGTCAAGCGCATGGCCTGGAAAGGCCCGGTGTTCGAGATCTCTGCACTGAACCGCGAAGGCTGCCAGGACCTGGTCAACGCGATCTACCTGCACCTCGAAGAGAAGCGCACCAGCGAGCAGCGCGCCGAAGAAACCGCCATGACCGAGGAAGCGCGCGGCATCAATTCGATCGATCCGGACGATCCGCGTTTCAAGATTCTCGAGGATTAA
- the proB gene encoding glutamate 5-kinase, with translation MTSAHHSALQHASRIIVKVGSSLVTDEGRGLDHTAIARWAAQIAALRVLGKEVVLVSSGAIAEGMLRLGFSARPTDIHELQACAAVGQMGLAQIYETSFRTHGVQTAQVLLTHADLADRERYLNARSTLTTLLRLGVVPIINENDTVVTDEIKFGDNDTLGALVANLIEADALVILTDQRGLFSADPRKDPNARLIQEAQAGDPQLEAMAGGAGSSIGRGGMLTKVLAAKRAARSGAHTIIAWGREEDALLRLAGGEMIGTQLTAPTGRLTARRQWMIDHLHTTGEVVIDAGAVQKLTREGKSLLPIGVVAVRGEFGRGQVITCIDEAGKPLARGLTNYTSSEVRRIMRHSSAEIERILGYVEGPELVHRDNMVLL, from the coding sequence ATGACCTCAGCTCACCACTCAGCGCTCCAGCACGCCTCCCGCATCATCGTCAAGGTCGGTTCCTCGCTCGTCACCGACGAGGGCAGGGGCCTCGACCATACCGCCATCGCCCGCTGGGCGGCCCAGATCGCCGCGCTGCGCGTCCTCGGCAAGGAAGTTGTGCTCGTGTCCTCGGGCGCGATCGCCGAAGGCATGCTGCGCCTCGGTTTCAGCGCACGCCCGACCGACATCCACGAACTGCAGGCCTGCGCCGCCGTGGGCCAGATGGGGCTGGCGCAGATCTACGAAACCAGTTTTCGCACGCACGGCGTCCAGACCGCCCAGGTGCTGCTGACCCACGCCGACCTGGCCGACCGCGAACGCTACCTGAACGCGCGCTCGACGCTCACCACCCTGCTGCGCCTGGGCGTGGTCCCGATCATCAACGAGAACGACACCGTCGTCACCGACGAGATCAAGTTCGGCGACAACGACACCCTCGGCGCGCTGGTGGCCAACCTGATCGAGGCCGACGCGCTGGTGATCCTGACCGACCAGCGCGGCCTGTTTTCCGCCGATCCGCGCAAGGACCCGAACGCACGCCTGATCCAGGAAGCGCAGGCGGGCGACCCGCAGCTGGAAGCGATGGCCGGCGGAGCGGGCTCGAGCATCGGACGGGGCGGCATGCTGACCAAGGTGCTGGCGGCCAAGCGCGCGGCGCGCTCGGGCGCCCACACCATCATCGCCTGGGGCCGCGAGGAAGACGCGCTGCTGCGCCTGGCTGGCGGCGAGATGATCGGCACCCAGCTGACCGCGCCGACCGGCCGCCTGACCGCGCGCCGCCAATGGATGATCGACCACCTGCACACCACCGGCGAAGTCGTGATCGATGCCGGCGCCGTGCAGAAGCTGACCCGCGAGGGCAAGTCGCTGCTGCCGATCGGCGTGGTCGCGGTGCGCGGCGAATTTGGACGCGGCCAGGTGATCACCTGCATCGACGAAGCGGGCAAGCCGCTGGCGCGCGGGCTGACCAACTACACCAGCAGCGAAGTGCGGCGCATCATGCGCCATTCCTCGGCGGAGATCGAGCGCATCCTCGGTTATGTCGAGGGGCCGGAGCTGGTCCACCGCGACAACATGGTGCTGCTGTAG
- a CDS encoding nuclear transport factor 2 family protein: MKPTSPLAVVQAQLDAYNAKDLDALMATYAPDAQQFALHGALLAQGHEQIRPRYQERFLEPDLHACLLTRSVLGNFVTDLEIVTRNFPEGRGTVEMLCVYEVVDGRIVRASFAAGEQRLG, from the coding sequence ATGAAACCGACTTCCCCTCTCGCTGTCGTCCAGGCGCAGCTCGACGCCTACAACGCCAAGGACCTTGATGCCCTGATGGCCACCTACGCGCCGGATGCGCAGCAGTTCGCGCTGCACGGTGCGCTGCTGGCACAGGGGCACGAACAGATCCGCCCGCGCTACCAGGAGCGCTTCCTTGAACCCGACCTGCATGCATGCCTGCTCACGCGCTCGGTCCTCGGCAACTTCGTCACCGACCTCGAGATCGTGACCCGCAACTTCCCGGAAGGACGTGGCACGGTCGAGATGCTGTGCGTGTATGAAGTGGTCGACGGGCGCATCGTGCGCGCCTCGTTCGCGGCCGGGGAACAGCGGCTCGGCTAG
- the nth gene encoding endonuclease III, with protein MNSAKRLEIFTRFRAANPKPTTELEFSTPFELLIAVLLSAQSTDVGVNKATRRLYPVANTPQAILDLGLDELKSYISTIGLYNTKAANVMATCRILVEQHGGEVPHSREALEALPGVGRKTANVVLNTAFGEPTMAVDTHIFRVANRTKIAPGKNVDIVERKLLKFVPKEFLIDAHHWLILHGRYTCVARKPKCWNCLIKDLCEFKDKTPAPAGVMDPAADLASQAAELG; from the coding sequence ATGAATTCCGCCAAACGTTTAGAAATATTCACGCGCTTTCGCGCCGCCAATCCCAAGCCGACCACCGAACTGGAGTTCAGCACGCCTTTTGAACTTCTGATCGCGGTGCTGCTGTCGGCGCAATCGACCGACGTCGGCGTCAACAAGGCCACGCGCCGCCTCTACCCGGTGGCCAACACGCCGCAGGCCATCCTCGACCTGGGCCTGGACGAACTCAAGTCCTATATTTCGACCATCGGCCTGTACAACACCAAGGCCGCCAACGTCATGGCGACCTGCCGCATCCTGGTGGAGCAGCATGGCGGCGAAGTGCCGCACTCGCGCGAGGCGCTGGAAGCCCTGCCCGGGGTGGGCCGCAAGACCGCCAACGTGGTGCTCAACACGGCCTTCGGCGAGCCGACCATGGCGGTCGACACCCACATCTTCCGGGTGGCGAACCGCACCAAAATCGCACCGGGCAAGAACGTCGACATCGTCGAGCGGAAGCTGCTCAAGTTCGTGCCCAAGGAGTTCCTGATCGATGCCCACCACTGGCTGATCCTGCACGGCCGCTACACCTGCGTGGCGCGAAAACCCAAGTGCTGGAACTGCCTGATCAAGGACCTGTGCGAGTTCAAGGACAAGACGCCGGCGCCCGCCGGCGTGATGGATCCGGCGGCCGACCTGGCCAGCCAGGCGGCCGAACTGGGCTAG
- the rsxB gene encoding electron transport complex subunit RsxB, which yields MTKTLADLIEDALPQTQCTKCGYPACRPYAEAIARGEAEINQCPPGGMEGVQRLSSVTGRPVIPINPANGIERPRPVAFIDESLCIGCTLCIQACPVDAILGAAKQMHTILPSLCTGCDLCVAPCPVDCISMVPVTGERTGWAAWSQEAADAARSRHDFRSERLRREKEENDARLAAKALEKMRAVTAEAANTPEELAEKERKRAIIAAAMERARQKAAANAPDAAPDKT from the coding sequence GTGACCAAGACCCTTGCCGACCTGATCGAAGACGCACTGCCGCAGACGCAATGTACCAAGTGCGGCTATCCCGCATGCCGTCCGTATGCGGAAGCGATCGCGCGCGGCGAAGCCGAGATCAACCAGTGCCCGCCCGGTGGCATGGAGGGCGTGCAGCGCCTGTCCAGCGTCACCGGCCGTCCGGTCATCCCGATCAACCCGGCCAACGGCATCGAACGCCCGCGCCCGGTCGCCTTCATCGACGAGTCGCTCTGCATCGGCTGCACGCTGTGCATCCAGGCCTGCCCGGTGGACGCCATCCTGGGCGCGGCCAAGCAGATGCACACCATCCTGCCGAGCCTGTGCACCGGCTGCGACCTGTGCGTGGCGCCCTGCCCGGTCGACTGCATCTCGATGGTCCCGGTGACGGGCGAACGCACCGGCTGGGCCGCGTGGTCGCAGGAAGCCGCCGATGCGGCGCGCAGCCGCCATGACTTCCGCAGCGAGCGCCTGCGCCGCGAGAAGGAAGAAAACGACGCACGCCTGGCCGCCAAGGCGCTGGAGAAGATGCGCGCGGTGACAGCGGAGGCCGCCAATACGCCGGAAGAACTGGCGGAAAAGGAACGCAAGCGCGCCATCATCGCGGCGGCGATGGAACGGGCGCGCCAGAAGGCGGCCGCGAATGCGCCCGATGCGGCACCGGACAAAACGTAA